In Silene latifolia isolate original U9 population chromosome X, ASM4854445v1, whole genome shotgun sequence, the following proteins share a genomic window:
- the LOC141623048 gene encoding uncharacterized protein LOC141623048, with protein MDASVLQLWRRLQTLTKLFRFVEIFTLIILLSWILIRLPFAVKISGEYLGIIAALVFSPTSVFLLGNAIVVSLLAKSGLFSANDVSSSAVDAAVAEFNRKLRSDSDDGDEHSETTPFNSPSHVDKAEVVFQDKEVIVCEPKVSVAVNFVNEEKTEEKEINYRRSKSEKIKSEFTKREETAKLRRSETDVYRKYVICGGDESTAKLIAEEEGEGGEGGEEFRRTIEEFIAKQVRFHREESLAVVLHGKA; from the coding sequence ATGGATGCTTCGGTTTTACAGCTATGGCGACGATTACAAACCTTAACGAAGCTATTTCGCTTCGTTGAGATATTTACTCTAATTATTCTACTCTCGTGGATTTTAATCCGTCTTCCTTTCGCCGTCAAAATCTCCGGCGAATATTTAGGTATAATCGCCGCACTCGTCTTCTCTCCTACCTCCGTTTTTCTCCTCGGTAACGCCATTGTCGTCTCGCTTTTAGCGAAATCCGGATTATTCTCCGCTAATGACGTGTCCTCCTCCGCCGTTGACGCCGCCGTCGCTGAATTTAACCGAAAACTCCGGTCCGATTCCGACGACGGTGACGAACACTCCGAGACGACGCCGTTTAATTCACCGTCGCATGTTGATAAAGCGGAGGTTGTTTTCCAAGACAAGGAGGTCATCGTTTGCGAACCGAAGGTTTCGGTTGCGGTTAATTTTGTTAACGAAGAGAAAACGGAGGAAAAAGAAATTAATTATCGGAGGAGTAAATCGGAGAAGATTAAGAGTGAATTTACGAAGAGAGAAGAAACGGCGAAGTTGCGACGGTCGGAGACGGATGTTTATAGGAAATACGTGATTTGCGGCGGTGATGAATCGACGGCGAAGTTGATTGCAGAGGAAGAAGGAGAAGGCGGCGAAGGCGGAGAGGAGTTTCGGCGAACGATAGAGGAGTTCATTGCGAAGCAAGTGAGGTTTCATCGTGAAGAGAGTCTCGCTGTTGTTCTCCATGGAAAAGCTTAG
- the LOC141616950 gene encoding uncharacterized protein LOC141616950, whose protein sequence is MACDACQRTGSISRRHEMPLNEAIATPINDAPAVINLFKKIIFPRFGVPRAVICDRGTHFGEKQLNALLEKYGVYHRRGLAYHPKTCGQVEVSNCELKLVYRKACHLPVEMEHKAYWVVKELNMDAKLSGEKRLLQLNELDEFRLQAYESSRLYKEITKRWRDKKILKKEFQIGNKVLLFNSRYKLFPGKLRSWWSGPYIVTNVNKFDSVEVMTTNGEKFKANGHRLKVYHKYVIVGLIEEVTVHPLLMEA, encoded by the exons atggcttgcgatgcttgccaaaggacggGTTCTATATCAAGGAGACATGAAATGCCTTTAAATG aggcaattgctactccaatAAACGATGCTCCTGCCGTGATCAACTTATTCAAGAAGATTATATTTCCAAGGTTTGGTGTTCCAAGAGCAGTAATTTGTGATCGTGGTACGCACTTTGGTGAGAAACAACTTAATGCTTTATTGGAAAAATATGGGGTTTAccatagaagaggcttggcttaCCATCCAAAAACTTGTGgacaagtggaggtttctaactgTGAGCTCAA GTTGGTCTATAGAAAGGCGTGCCATCTTCCCGTTGAGATGGAACACAAAGCTTATTGGGTGGTCAAGGAGCTCAACATGGATGCAAAGTTGAGTGGAGAAAAGCGGTTGTTGCAACtaaatgaacttgatgagtttCGCTTACAAGCTTACGAGAGCTCCCGTCTTTACAAGGAGATAACAAAGAGATGGCGTGACAAGAAGATTTTGAAGAAGGAATTTCAAATTGGTAATAAGGTGTTGCTCTTCAATTCCCGCTACAAGCTATTTCCGGGAAAGTTACGATCATGGTGGTCCGGTCCATATATcgtcacaaatgtcaacaagttcgATTCCGTTGAAGTGATGACCACCAATGGCGAAAAATTCAAAGCTAATGGCCATCGTTTGAAGGTCTACCATAAGTATGTGATCGTTGGATTAATAGAGGAAGTGACCGTTCATCCTTTACTTATGGAAGCTTAA